Proteins encoded within one genomic window of Sphaerotilus montanus:
- a CDS encoding ABC transporter ATP-binding protein encodes MSSTPLVQFKGVQKTYDGLSLVVRSLDLDIQRGEFLSLLGPSGSGKTTTLMMLAGFESPTAGEILLDGKPITRTPPHKRHFGMVFQNYALFPHMTVGDNVAYPLTVRKVPKDEIARRTAKALDMVQLGGKGDRYPAQLSGGQQQRVALARALVFEPQLVLMDEPLGALDKQLREHMQLELKELHRQLGITFVYVTHDQGEALTMSDRVAVFNDGLIQQIAAVGQLYETPANRFVAGFVGDSTVLDGTLGADDHGRCELVLPTGERLAGLNINHAVPGAKVAASVRPERIEAHLAAPADLGNVVHAAINDVIYYGDHLRLRCAIAGQAQATVKVPLGAVAPQAGQPVWLRFPPEFLRVYA; translated from the coding sequence ATGAGCAGCACTCCCCTGGTTCAATTCAAAGGCGTACAGAAGACCTACGACGGCCTGAGCCTGGTGGTGCGCTCGCTCGACCTGGACATCCAGCGCGGCGAGTTCCTGTCGCTGCTCGGCCCGTCCGGCTCGGGCAAGACGACCACGCTGATGATGCTGGCCGGCTTCGAGTCGCCGACCGCAGGCGAGATCCTGCTCGACGGCAAGCCGATCACCCGCACCCCGCCGCACAAGCGCCACTTCGGCATGGTGTTCCAGAACTACGCGCTGTTTCCGCACATGACGGTGGGCGACAACGTGGCCTACCCGCTGACGGTGCGCAAGGTGCCCAAGGACGAGATCGCCCGCCGCACCGCCAAGGCGCTCGACATGGTGCAGCTCGGCGGCAAGGGCGACCGCTACCCCGCGCAGCTCTCCGGCGGCCAGCAGCAGCGCGTGGCCCTGGCGCGCGCCCTCGTGTTCGAGCCGCAGCTGGTGCTGATGGACGAGCCGCTGGGCGCGCTGGACAAGCAGCTGCGCGAGCACATGCAGCTGGAGCTGAAGGAGCTGCACCGCCAGCTCGGCATCACCTTCGTCTACGTGACCCACGACCAGGGCGAGGCGCTGACGATGAGCGACCGCGTCGCCGTGTTCAACGACGGCCTGATCCAGCAGATCGCCGCCGTCGGCCAGCTCTACGAGACGCCGGCCAACCGCTTCGTCGCCGGCTTCGTGGGCGACAGCACGGTGCTGGACGGCACGCTCGGCGCCGACGACCACGGCCGCTGCGAGCTGGTGCTGCCGACCGGCGAGCGCCTGGCGGGCCTGAACATCAACCACGCCGTGCCCGGCGCCAAGGTGGCCGCCTCCGTGCGCCCGGAGCGCATCGAGGCGCATCTGGCAGCGCCAGCAGACCTGGGCAACGTCGTGCACGCCGCCATCAACGACGTCATCTACTACGGCGACCACCTGCGCCTGCGCTGCGCCATCGCCGGCCAGGCCCAGGCCACCGTCAAGGTGCCGCTGGGCGCCGTGGCGCCGCAGGCTGGCCAGCCGGTGTGGCTGCGCTTTCCGCCCGAATTCCTGCGCGTCTATGCCTGA
- a CDS encoding ABC transporter substrate-binding protein, with protein MNIASVSLTVAVAATLAAGSALAQSQLTVVNFGGANGNAQKKAYVEPFEKATGTKIVGVEYNGEQAKIKAMVETKKVTWDLVEVESPDVARGCDEGLFEKIDWAKVAPKADFQPAAVHECGVGIFIWSTVMAYNGDKLKDGPKTWADFWDTKKTPGKRGLRKGARYNLEFALMADGVKSGDVYKVLATKDGADRAFKKMTELKPSIQWWEAGAQPPQFLVAGDVVMATAYNGRIDAAQREGKNLKISWTGGIYDLDYWVMPKGTPNKDLAIKFIAAASQPDAQAEYAKLISYGPTNNKALAKLDAKTLALLPTSPANSGDALKFNITFWADQGEELEKRFAAWAAQ; from the coding sequence ATGAACATCGCTTCCGTCTCCCTGACCGTGGCCGTTGCCGCCACGCTCGCCGCCGGCTCGGCCTTGGCCCAGAGCCAGCTGACCGTCGTGAACTTCGGCGGTGCCAATGGCAACGCGCAGAAGAAGGCCTATGTCGAGCCCTTCGAGAAGGCCACGGGCACCAAGATCGTCGGCGTCGAATACAACGGCGAGCAGGCCAAGATCAAGGCCATGGTCGAGACGAAGAAGGTCACCTGGGACCTGGTGGAAGTGGAAAGCCCGGACGTGGCCCGCGGCTGCGACGAAGGGCTGTTCGAGAAGATCGACTGGGCCAAGGTCGCGCCGAAGGCCGACTTCCAGCCTGCTGCCGTGCACGAATGCGGCGTCGGCATCTTCATCTGGTCGACCGTGATGGCCTACAACGGCGACAAGCTGAAGGACGGCCCCAAGACCTGGGCCGACTTCTGGGACACCAAGAAGACCCCCGGCAAGCGTGGCCTGCGCAAGGGCGCGCGCTACAACCTCGAATTCGCGCTGATGGCCGATGGCGTCAAGAGCGGCGACGTCTACAAGGTGCTGGCCACCAAGGACGGCGCGGACCGTGCCTTCAAGAAGATGACCGAGCTGAAGCCGAGCATCCAGTGGTGGGAAGCCGGCGCGCAGCCGCCGCAGTTCCTCGTCGCCGGTGACGTGGTCATGGCCACCGCCTACAACGGCCGCATCGACGCCGCCCAGCGCGAAGGCAAGAACCTGAAGATCTCCTGGACCGGCGGTATCTATGACCTGGACTACTGGGTCATGCCCAAGGGCACGCCAAACAAGGACCTGGCCATCAAGTTCATCGCCGCGGCCTCGCAGCCGGACGCGCAGGCCGAGTACGCCAAGCTGATCTCCTACGGCCCGACCAACAACAAGGCCCTGGCCAAGCTGGACGCCAAGACCCTGGCGCTGCTGCCGACCTCGCCGGCCAACAGCGGCGACGCGCTGAAGTTCAACATCACCTTCTGGGCCGACCAGGGTGAAGAGCTGGAAAAGCGTTTCGCCGCCTGGGCTGCGCAGTAA
- a CDS encoding ABC transporter permease, whose amino-acid sequence MSAAAIAPIGSADLARSLQRAERRRKQMAVALTLPLLVFLLLTFLVPIGALLKRAVENPEVADVLVHTGQALAQWDRQSAPPAPAFAALAQDLGALPESAQAGTLARRLNSEVAGARSLVMGTYRALPLAPAGESLTPEQVREKLLAVDPRWSETKYWQAIAKNSSRWTPDYLLASVDHRRSAAGDIEPMPADQAVFGKILLRTFNISAVVTLCCLLLAYPLAYWLSTLSARHANVLMILVLVPFWTSILVRVAAWIVLLQREGLVNTALMGIGLTSEPIALLFNRTGVVIAMVHILLPFMILPLYSVMKSVPPTYLRAAVSLGSAPLAAFFRVYVPQTYPGIGAGALLVFILCIGYYVTPALLGGADDQMLSYYIAQYTNVEVNWGMACALGAVLLAATLVLYAVYRRIVKSELSLG is encoded by the coding sequence ATGAGCGCCGCCGCCATCGCCCCCATCGGCTCGGCCGATCTCGCCCGTTCGCTGCAACGCGCCGAACGACGCCGCAAGCAGATGGCGGTGGCGCTCACGCTGCCGCTGCTGGTGTTCCTGCTGCTGACCTTCCTGGTGCCGATCGGCGCGCTGCTCAAGCGCGCGGTCGAGAACCCGGAGGTCGCCGACGTGCTCGTCCACACCGGACAGGCGCTCGCCCAGTGGGACCGCCAGAGCGCGCCGCCAGCGCCCGCATTCGCTGCCCTGGCGCAGGACCTGGGCGCCCTGCCCGAGTCCGCGCAGGCCGGCACGCTGGCCCGGCGGCTCAACTCCGAAGTGGCCGGCGCCCGCTCGCTGGTCATGGGCACCTACCGGGCGCTGCCGCTGGCGCCCGCCGGCGAAAGCCTGACCCCCGAGCAGGTGCGCGAGAAGTTGCTCGCCGTCGATCCCCGCTGGTCCGAAACCAAGTACTGGCAGGCCATCGCCAAGAATTCGAGCCGCTGGACGCCCGACTACCTGCTCGCCTCGGTCGACCACCGCCGCAGTGCGGCCGGCGACATCGAGCCCATGCCCGCCGACCAGGCCGTGTTCGGCAAGATCCTGCTGCGCACCTTCAACATCAGCGCGGTCGTCACGCTGTGCTGCCTGCTGCTGGCCTATCCGCTGGCCTACTGGCTCTCGACGCTGTCGGCGCGCCACGCCAACGTGCTGATGATCCTGGTGCTGGTGCCGTTCTGGACCTCGATCCTCGTGCGGGTCGCCGCCTGGATCGTGCTGCTGCAGCGCGAAGGGCTGGTCAACACCGCGCTGATGGGCATCGGCCTGACCAGCGAGCCGATCGCGCTGCTGTTCAACCGCACCGGCGTCGTGATCGCGATGGTGCACATCCTGCTGCCCTTCATGATCCTGCCGCTCTACAGCGTGATGAAGTCGGTGCCGCCGACCTATCTGCGCGCGGCCGTGAGCCTGGGCAGTGCGCCGCTGGCCGCCTTCTTCCGCGTCTACGTGCCGCAGACCTACCCGGGCATCGGCGCGGGCGCGCTGCTGGTGTTCATCCTGTGCATCGGCTACTACGTGACGCCGGCGCTGCTGGGCGGCGCGGACGACCAGATGCTGTCCTACTACATCGCCCAGTACACCAACGTCGAGGTGAACTGGGGCATGGCCTGCGCGCTGGGCGCCGTGCTGCTGGCGGCGACGCTGGTGCTCTATGCGGTGTACCGCCGCATCGTCAAATCCGAACTGAGCCTGGGCTGA
- a CDS encoding ABC transporter permease yields the protein MNAILSALNPQFPAYATLADKLGWWALRGLCVALLVFLLLPILVIVPLSFSSSSFLAYPMPGWSLQWYENLFHAPEWGRAAKNSFIVAPAATLLATVLGTLAAVGLARADFPGKGLLMSILIAPMVVPIVVVGVACYLFFAKIGMADTYLGLIVVHAALGAPFVLTTVLATLQGFNQNLVRASLSLGAGQVQTFFRVTLPVIAPGVISGALFAFATSFDEVVVTLFIAGPDQVTLPRQMFTGIRENISPTIAAVATLLTIFTTGLMLALEWVRGRRR from the coding sequence ATGAACGCCATCCTGTCTGCCCTGAACCCCCAGTTCCCCGCCTATGCGACGCTGGCCGACAAGCTCGGCTGGTGGGCGCTGCGCGGCCTGTGCGTGGCGCTGCTGGTCTTCCTGCTGCTGCCGATCCTGGTGATCGTGCCGCTGTCGTTCTCGTCGAGTTCCTTCCTGGCGTATCCCATGCCGGGCTGGTCGCTGCAGTGGTACGAGAACCTCTTCCACGCGCCCGAATGGGGCCGCGCCGCGAAGAACAGCTTCATCGTCGCCCCGGCCGCGACGCTGCTGGCCACCGTGCTGGGCACCCTCGCCGCGGTGGGGCTGGCGCGGGCCGACTTTCCCGGCAAGGGCCTGCTGATGAGCATCCTGATCGCGCCGATGGTGGTGCCGATCGTGGTGGTGGGCGTGGCCTGCTACCTGTTCTTCGCCAAGATCGGCATGGCCGACACCTACCTCGGCCTGATCGTCGTCCACGCGGCGCTGGGGGCACCCTTCGTGCTGACCACTGTGCTGGCCACGCTGCAGGGTTTCAACCAGAACCTCGTGCGCGCCTCGCTGAGCCTGGGCGCCGGGCAGGTCCAGACCTTCTTCCGTGTCACGCTGCCGGTGATCGCGCCGGGGGTGATCTCGGGCGCGCTGTTCGCCTTCGCCACCTCCTTCGACGAGGTGGTGGTGACGCTGTTCATCGCCGGGCCGGACCAGGTGACGCTGCCGCGCCAGATGTTCACCGGCATCCGCGAGAACATCAGCCCGACGATTGCCGCGGTCGCCACGCTGCTGACGATCTTCACGACGGGGTTGATGCTCGCACTCGAATGGGTGCGTGGCCGCCGCCGCTGA
- the speB gene encoding agmatinase — protein sequence MNRVLNQPLGGNTMPRFGGIATMMRLPVASSAAGLDAAFIGIPLDIGTSHRPGTRFGPRQIRAESALIRPYNMATGAAPFDALQVADLGDVPINTYSLEKSLPIITDFYREVLSHGCRPLTLGGDHTIALPILRALAERHGPVAMVHVDAHADVNDDMFGERIAHGTPFRRAVEEGLLQGDKVWQIGLRGTGYAADDFDWPRQQGFTVIPAHEVWWQSLAPVMDKIRAVVGDTPCYLSFDIDGIDPSYAGGTGTPEIGGLTVPQALEIIRGCRGLNLVGCDLVEVSPPYDPSGNTALLGANLLYEMLCVLPGVPVR from the coding sequence ATGAACCGCGTTCTCAACCAGCCGCTCGGCGGCAACACCATGCCGCGCTTCGGCGGCATCGCCACGATGATGCGGCTGCCGGTGGCCAGCAGCGCCGCCGGGCTGGACGCCGCGTTCATCGGCATCCCGCTCGACATCGGCACCTCGCACCGGCCCGGCACCCGCTTCGGCCCGCGCCAGATCCGGGCCGAGTCCGCGCTGATCCGGCCGTACAACATGGCCACCGGTGCGGCGCCGTTCGACGCGCTGCAGGTGGCGGACCTGGGTGACGTGCCGATCAACACCTACTCGCTGGAAAAGTCGCTGCCGATCATCACGGACTTCTACCGCGAGGTGCTCTCGCACGGCTGCCGGCCGCTGACGCTGGGCGGCGACCACACGATCGCGCTGCCGATCCTGCGCGCGCTGGCCGAACGGCACGGGCCGGTGGCGATGGTGCATGTGGACGCCCATGCGGACGTCAACGACGACATGTTCGGCGAGCGCATCGCCCACGGCACGCCCTTCCGCCGCGCGGTCGAGGAAGGACTGCTCCAGGGCGACAAGGTCTGGCAGATCGGCCTGCGCGGCACCGGCTACGCCGCCGACGACTTCGACTGGCCGCGCCAGCAGGGCTTCACGGTCATCCCGGCGCACGAGGTGTGGTGGCAGTCGCTGGCGCCGGTGATGGACAAGATCCGCGCGGTCGTCGGGGACACGCCGTGCTACCTGAGCTTCGACATCGACGGCATCGACCCGTCCTACGCGGGCGGCACCGGCACGCCCGAGATCGGCGGGCTGACCGTGCCGCAGGCGCTGGAGATCATCCGCGGCTGCCGCGGGCTGAACCTCGTCGGCTGCGATCTGGTGGAGGTGTCGCCGCCGTATGACCCGTCGGGCAACACGGCGCTCTTGGGGGCGAATCTGCTGTACGAGATGCTGTGCGTGCTGCCGGGGGTGCCGGTGCGGTAA
- a CDS encoding Fic family protein, translating to MKSTHAPFLEQVIVTLRQHPDGLGLEALSAVLDGQPARRTLQRRLAEWIQQGHLVAAGTQRSRRYRLSPAQPSEARIPLSPEGQVIRDAISQPLHLRTPVAYQPALLEAYVPNHTHYLPDALRAQLHLMGRARVDARAPAGTFARDILNRLLIDLSWASSRLEGNTYTRLDTEQLIEHGQVAEGKDAFETQMILNHKAAIEYLVGDDRLTTDTGTVIALHALLSDGLLSDPLAGGRVRWRAVDIGGSVYRPIALPQRLEELFGIVMAMAADITDPFEQAFFLMVHLPYLQPFEDVNKRVSRLAANIPLMRHNLCPLSFIDVPATVYVDGLLGVYELQRIELLRDVFVWAYERSCQQYVAVRQQLVPPDTFRLRFRKELGTAVKAIVQGGLPLDDTRIAQVTPDTVPETDRPRFARQVREEFASLHEGNAVRFGLGALELAGWRAEAPRTVQ from the coding sequence ATGAAAAGCACTCATGCGCCATTTCTAGAGCAAGTCATCGTCACCTTGCGCCAGCACCCGGACGGACTTGGCCTCGAAGCCCTGAGTGCCGTACTGGATGGTCAGCCTGCACGGCGTACCCTGCAGCGCCGCTTGGCTGAATGGATTCAGCAAGGCCACCTAGTCGCCGCTGGCACCCAGCGCAGCCGGCGCTACCGCCTCTCACCCGCGCAGCCCAGCGAAGCCCGCATTCCGCTGTCGCCGGAAGGCCAGGTGATCCGCGACGCCATCAGCCAGCCGCTGCATCTGCGCACGCCGGTGGCGTACCAGCCCGCGCTCCTGGAAGCCTACGTCCCGAACCACACCCACTACCTGCCCGACGCCTTGCGCGCGCAGTTGCACCTGATGGGCCGCGCCCGGGTGGATGCCCGGGCCCCCGCCGGCACCTTTGCCCGAGACATCCTGAACCGCTTGCTGATTGACCTGTCCTGGGCCTCCTCCAGGCTGGAGGGCAACACCTACACCCGGCTCGATACCGAACAGTTGATCGAACATGGTCAGGTGGCCGAGGGCAAGGATGCCTTCGAGACGCAGATGATCCTGAACCACAAGGCCGCGATCGAGTACCTCGTCGGCGATGACCGGCTCACCACGGACACCGGCACGGTGATTGCCCTGCACGCATTGCTGTCGGACGGGCTGCTGAGCGATCCCTTGGCCGGCGGGCGCGTGCGCTGGCGGGCCGTGGACATCGGCGGCAGCGTCTACCGGCCGATTGCGCTGCCGCAGCGTCTGGAAGAACTGTTCGGGATCGTGATGGCGATGGCGGCAGACATCACCGACCCGTTCGAGCAGGCGTTTTTCCTGATGGTGCACCTGCCGTACCTGCAACCCTTCGAGGACGTGAACAAGCGGGTCTCGCGGCTGGCCGCGAACATTCCGCTGATGCGCCACAACCTGTGTCCGCTGTCCTTCATCGACGTGCCGGCGACCGTGTATGTCGATGGGCTGCTGGGCGTGTACGAGTTGCAGCGGATCGAGTTGCTGCGGGACGTGTTCGTGTGGGCCTACGAGCGCAGTTGCCAGCAATACGTGGCGGTGCGCCAGCAACTCGTGCCACCGGACACCTTCCGGCTGCGTTTTCGCAAGGAACTCGGGACGGCGGTCAAGGCCATCGTCCAGGGCGGGCTGCCGCTCGACGACACCCGCATTGCGCAAGTCACGCCCGACACCGTGCCCGAGACGGATCGACCGCGCTTCGCACGCCAGGTGCGCGAGGAATTCGCGTCCCTGCACGAGGGCAACGCGGTGCGGTTCGGATTGGGGGCGCTGGAGCTGGCCGGCTGGCGTGCCGAGGCGCCTAGAACGGTCCAGTGA
- a CDS encoding excalibur calcium-binding domain-containing protein, whose translation MNNISVIALMIALLVPLSIAKATSVFKCTINGTVSYQSVPCPSGPPGKQPTLDQLNAAEKLKRERQASASPARAPAPSGPRAPYTNPVVSSPSAAPAELPGRSFRCDGRTYCSQMTSCAEAKYFLSTCPDVKMDGDEDGIPCEEQWCNGVLR comes from the coding sequence ATGAATAATATTTCCGTCATTGCCTTAATGATTGCTTTGTTGGTCCCTCTTTCAATTGCGAAGGCGACGAGTGTCTTCAAATGCACCATCAACGGCACAGTTTCCTACCAGAGCGTTCCATGCCCATCCGGCCCGCCCGGAAAACAGCCCACGCTCGACCAGTTGAACGCCGCAGAAAAACTGAAGCGCGAGCGGCAAGCCAGCGCAAGCCCGGCGAGAGCGCCCGCGCCATCGGGTCCGCGTGCGCCGTACACGAATCCGGTCGTCAGTTCGCCCAGCGCTGCGCCTGCCGAATTGCCCGGCAGGTCATTCCGTTGTGATGGGCGCACATACTGTTCGCAGATGACCTCCTGCGCAGAGGCCAAGTATTTCCTGAGCACTTGCCCGGACGTCAAGATGGATGGCGACGAGGACGGCATTCCCTGCGAAGAGCAGTGGTGCAACGGCGTGTTGCGCTGA
- a CDS encoding DUF4747 family protein → MSVTDDGLTNGTSISYPPLASTIVCLFDLSRHLVAVEHTGELANTAWRDFLQKILASAASSLQWWSTIELEPVPAHNDIVQLFLSFQRVTRMKVTLRIPNPELNRYTKMVYEDLRNSGIREITQDMKNPSGLSKSPDARPFASAVLAEQGYKKGEVTVEGLRNDAFEVAQSGNEAARGVVKGLREFVRGMNVNLRTKEAKNAIAAICAEIDRVHPLREE, encoded by the coding sequence ATGAGTGTTACTGATGATGGCCTTACAAATGGCACGTCAATTTCATATCCGCCGCTAGCAAGTACGATAGTTTGTTTATTCGATCTTTCTCGGCACTTGGTTGCAGTGGAGCATACCGGTGAGTTGGCGAATACGGCATGGCGAGATTTTTTGCAGAAAATTCTAGCTAGCGCGGCAAGTTCATTGCAATGGTGGTCTACGATTGAGTTGGAGCCAGTTCCCGCTCACAATGATATTGTTCAACTATTTCTTTCTTTTCAGCGGGTGACCCGAATGAAGGTTACTTTGCGAATTCCAAATCCGGAGCTAAACCGATATACAAAAATGGTTTATGAGGATCTGAGGAATAGTGGGATTCGTGAAATAACTCAAGACATGAAAAACCCGAGCGGGCTTTCCAAATCACCTGATGCACGTCCATTTGCGTCGGCGGTGTTGGCTGAGCAGGGCTACAAAAAAGGAGAGGTAACAGTCGAGGGTTTAAGAAATGATGCTTTTGAAGTGGCTCAATCTGGAAATGAAGCGGCTCGCGGGGTTGTAAAAGGTTTGCGAGAGTTTGTGCGTGGAATGAATGTCAATTTACGAACAAAAGAAGCAAAAAATGCGATTGCGGCGATATGTGCGGAAATTGATAGAGTACACCCTCTGAGGGAAGAATGA
- a CDS encoding IS1595 family transposase, protein MPMNRIQFQQGMSLPEFMASFGTEEQCAEAVKQARWPQGFECPRCGSAAHYVVGHGARKLFQCNGCRHQTSLTAGSLFASTKLPLKTWFLAIYLLSQAKTGLSALALKRQVGVSYPTAWLMHQKIMHAMAERVDQYRLDGTVQLDDAYLGGERSGGKAGRGSENKVPFVAAVSVDDQGHPQYVKLAPVSGFTLEAVGQWAQAALMPGTRVVSDGLGCFAAVTSAGCLHTPIVVGQRKPRELPEFTWVNTVLGNLKTTLSGAFHAFKYPKYASSYLAAFAYRFNRRFDLRGLVARLIIDVARCKPRAQRVVRGNAEDRC, encoded by the coding sequence ATGCCGATGAACCGAATCCAGTTCCAGCAGGGGATGTCGCTGCCAGAGTTCATGGCCAGCTTCGGCACGGAAGAGCAATGCGCCGAGGCGGTCAAGCAGGCGCGCTGGCCGCAGGGCTTCGAGTGCCCGCGCTGCGGCAGTGCGGCGCACTACGTGGTGGGCCACGGGGCGCGCAAGCTGTTCCAGTGCAACGGCTGCCGCCACCAGACATCGCTGACCGCGGGCAGCCTGTTCGCCAGCACCAAGCTGCCACTGAAGACGTGGTTCCTGGCGATCTACCTGCTCAGCCAGGCCAAGACGGGACTGTCGGCGCTGGCGCTCAAGCGGCAGGTGGGCGTGAGCTACCCGACGGCGTGGCTGATGCACCAGAAGATCATGCACGCGATGGCCGAGCGGGTGGACCAGTACCGACTCGACGGCACGGTGCAGCTCGACGATGCCTACCTTGGCGGAGAGCGCAGCGGCGGCAAGGCGGGCCGGGGTTCGGAGAACAAGGTGCCGTTCGTGGCGGCGGTCTCGGTCGATGACCAGGGGCATCCGCAGTACGTCAAGCTCGCGCCGGTGAGCGGCTTCACGCTGGAGGCGGTGGGCCAGTGGGCGCAGGCGGCGCTGATGCCGGGAACGCGGGTGGTCAGCGACGGGCTGGGGTGCTTCGCCGCGGTCACCAGCGCGGGCTGCCTGCACACGCCGATCGTGGTGGGCCAGCGCAAGCCGCGCGAGCTGCCCGAGTTCACCTGGGTCAACACGGTGCTGGGCAACCTGAAGACGACGTTGTCGGGTGCGTTCCATGCGTTCAAGTACCCCAAGTACGCCAGCAGCTATCTGGCAGCGTTCGCCTACCGCTTCAACCGCCGGTTCGACCTGCGCGGGCTGGTGGCTCGGCTCATCATCGATGTCGCGCGGTGCAAGCCTCGGGCTCAGCGGGTCGTTCGGGGGAATGCTGAGGATCGTTGCTAA
- a CDS encoding NAD-dependent succinate-semialdehyde dehydrogenase, translating to MTTTPTSPLALLADPSLLKTDALLNGEWVAGRDRFDVTDPATGEKLVDVALLGAAEAEAAIAAANAAWPAWRSKTAKERGAILMKWYALLVQHADDLARIMTAEQGKPLAEARGEVIYGASFVEWFAEEAKRIYGETIPSTDNNKRFVILKQPIGVCAAITPWNFPIAMITRKVAPALAAGCTVIIKPAEQTPLSALACAELAQRAGMPPGVLNILTGDADSSIAIGNVLCASDTVRHLSFTGSTEVGRILMKQCAPTIKKLSLELGGNAPFIVFDDADIDSAVEGAMISKYRNAGQTCVCANRIYVQEGVYDQFVHKLAAKAVAIKVGNGFEAGVNQGPMIDAQAITKVESHVADALAKGARVVVGGTRIGERFYTPTVLADVTSDMLCSREETFGPVAPVFRFKTEAEVVELANATEFGLASYFYSRDIGRIFRVGEALEYGMVGINTGLISVAEVPFGGVKQSGLGREGSHQGIEDYVETKYLCIGDILR from the coding sequence ATGACGACCACCCCGACCTCACCCCTCGCCCTGCTCGCCGACCCGTCGCTGCTCAAGACTGATGCCCTGCTCAATGGCGAGTGGGTCGCCGGCCGCGACCGCTTCGATGTGACCGACCCGGCCACGGGCGAGAAGCTGGTCGATGTCGCGCTGCTGGGCGCCGCCGAGGCGGAAGCCGCCATCGCCGCCGCGAACGCCGCCTGGCCCGCCTGGCGCAGCAAGACCGCCAAGGAGCGCGGCGCGATCCTGATGAAGTGGTACGCCCTGCTGGTCCAGCACGCCGACGACCTCGCCCGGATCATGACCGCCGAGCAGGGCAAGCCGCTGGCCGAAGCGCGCGGGGAAGTGATCTACGGCGCGAGCTTCGTCGAGTGGTTCGCCGAGGAAGCCAAGCGCATCTACGGCGAGACCATCCCCTCGACCGACAACAACAAGCGCTTCGTCATCCTGAAGCAGCCCATCGGTGTCTGCGCCGCCATCACGCCGTGGAACTTCCCCATCGCGATGATCACGCGCAAGGTCGCCCCGGCCCTGGCCGCCGGCTGCACCGTCATCATCAAGCCGGCCGAGCAGACGCCGCTGTCCGCGCTGGCCTGCGCCGAACTCGCCCAGCGCGCCGGCATGCCGCCCGGCGTGCTCAACATCCTCACCGGCGACGCGGACTCGTCCATCGCCATCGGCAACGTGCTGTGCGCCTCCGACACCGTGCGCCACCTGAGCTTCACCGGATCGACCGAAGTCGGCCGCATCCTGATGAAGCAGTGCGCGCCGACCATCAAGAAGCTCTCGCTCGAACTCGGCGGCAACGCGCCCTTCATCGTGTTCGACGACGCCGACATCGACTCGGCCGTCGAGGGCGCGATGATCTCCAAGTACCGCAATGCCGGCCAGACCTGCGTCTGCGCGAACCGCATCTACGTGCAGGAAGGCGTGTACGACCAGTTCGTCCACAAGCTCGCGGCCAAGGCCGTGGCCATCAAGGTCGGCAACGGCTTCGAGGCGGGCGTGAACCAGGGCCCGATGATCGACGCGCAGGCCATCACCAAGGTCGAATCCCACGTGGCCGACGCGCTGGCCAAGGGCGCCCGCGTCGTGGTCGGCGGCACCCGCATCGGCGAGCGCTTCTACACCCCGACCGTGCTGGCCGATGTCACCAGCGACATGCTGTGCTCGCGCGAGGAAACCTTCGGCCCGGTCGCCCCGGTGTTCCGCTTCAAGACCGAAGCCGAAGTGGTCGAACTGGCCAACGCCACCGAGTTCGGGCTGGCGAGCTACTTCTACAGCCGCGACATCGGCCGCATCTTCCGCGTCGGCGAGGCGCTGGAGTACGGCATGGTCGGCATCAACACCGGGCTGATCTCGGTGGCCGAGGTGCCGTTCGGCGGCGTGAAGCAGTCGGGCCTGGGACGCGAGGGTTCGCACCAGGGCATCGAGGACTACGTCGAGACGAAGTACCTCTGCATCGGCGACATCCTGCGCTGA